A segment of the bacterium genome:
CCGCCTCGTCCAGCACCTGGTGCGGGCTGGCTTGCTCGACGAGCACCTTCTTGACGCTGCCGTCCGGCCGCACCGTGAAGTAGACGCTGACCGTGCCCTGCCAGCCCTGCTGCTTGGCAGCGGGCGGGTAGCCGGGCGCCTGCGAGGCCAGCACCTCGCGGTCGAGGATCGGCCCGCTGAGGGTCATCGAAACGTCCCGCTGGGATTGGGCCCCGGTGTCGCCGCCGGCCGGCGCCGGCAGGGCGGTGGCGGCGACGGCGGGGCGA
Coding sequences within it:
- a CDS encoding energy transducer TonB, which encodes VAEPGRGAGLISRGGSDAVTRGGSLLQRGAAGEARAAPAPPRTIESDRPAVAATALPAPAGGDTGAQSQRDVSMTLSGPILDREVLASQAPGYPPAAKQQGWQGTVSVYFTVRPDGSVKKVLVEQASPHQVLDEAARRCLEHWRFSPLPAGATAEQWGVLTIVFRLR